Proteins from a genomic interval of Medicago truncatula cultivar Jemalong A17 chromosome 3, MtrunA17r5.0-ANR, whole genome shotgun sequence:
- the LOC112420242 gene encoding uncharacterized protein, whose product MGGFVQNLGHASAIVTEISAAMYAIEKAVDLGFCNIWIKSDSLQLVSAFNKDDNVPWQIRNRWNNCKNMAKGLKTICTHIPREGNQVADALAKNGHGLPSFTTQWWNDPPLFLEVLLFRDSTGLPFSRPSSL is encoded by the coding sequence ATGGGAGGTTTTGTGCAGAATCTCGGCCATGCTTCTGCTATTGTTACTGAAATTTCAGCAGCTATGTACGCAATTGAAAAGGCGGTGGACTTAGGTTTTTGTAATATCTGGATCAAAAGTGACTCTTTACAGCTTGTTAGCGCCTTCAATAAAGATGATAATGTTCCATGGCAAATTAGAAACCGGTGGAATAACTGTAAGAATATGGCGAAGGGCTTGAAAACTATATGTACGCACATTCCTAGGGAGGGGAACCAAGTAGCGGATGCTTTGGCTAAAAATGGACATGGCTTGCCAAGTTTTACCACTCAATGGTGGAATGATCCCCCTTTATTTTTAGAAGTTTTGCTTTTTAGAGATAGTACTGGATTGCCTTTTTCTAGGCCTTCCTCTTTGTAA
- the LOC11422680 gene encoding WEB family protein At4g27595, chloroplastic: protein MMQQQHRMEQYDSKLSQTKEQMSKMEEEKGRAINELIEMKKVAEKTNDMIDEVIAAKKVSEPKNNHSEISLKHEQQLSEKDVLLSEYKRKLQESEAELEKRKESEANLFDTLVMQTKQLEHNKVLLEESKLEIGSLEEKLKTLQLGENKIKDLEDKKVTEKELPKIKVKETQKGVGEGQSMKAENLIEQLNMLKSELKSATKAEENSKKAMDDLAFALKEVATEANQVKTKLTLSQVELEHTKGDAERWKTMLESTEEKYKELLDATRKEAERFKNTAERLRLEAEESLLAWNGKETEFVTCIKRADEERLLAQQETSRLLDLLQEAESKTKVSKEENQKLRDILKQALNEANVAKEASEIAKAENGRLQDSLSLLVHENEMLKIHEAASFENIKELKKMLSETSTKEFRIEDLEKYLTTKEGTKTKGHHHHSGEQHHKEPKESKSLSKTFSLNIKDMITPHKQQHKGGNNEEVVNKEIIVEDDTLKGSIFDEVEDDSPDSETHVEMGIHEDFDHLDESHFDDSEADRNNRKSKALLRRFGDLIRRKSTTTATNNNTRKELPNEEHLQT from the coding sequence ATGATGCAACAGCAGCATCGTATGGAGCAATATGATAGCAAGTTGAGTCAAACTAAGGAGCAGATGAgtaaaatggaagaagaaaaaggtcGAGCTATCAATGAGCTCATAGAAATGAAAAAGGTAGCTGAGAAAACCAATgacatgattgatgaagtaaTTGCCGCAAAGAAGGTTTCAGAACCAAAAAACAACCATAGTGAAATATCATTAAAACATGAACAACAATTGTCGGAGAAAGATGTTTTGTTGTCTGAGTACAAGAGGAAACTTCAAGAATCAGAGGCAGAattggaaaaaagaaaagaatcagAAGCCAATTTGTTTGATACATTGGTGATGCAAACAAAACAGCTAGAACATAATAAGGTTTTACTTGAAGAGTCAAAGCTTGAAATTGGTTCtcttgaagaaaaattaaagacaCTTCAATTAGGcgaaaacaaaatcaaagattTAGAGGATAAGAAAGTAACTGAGAAAGAGTTGCCAAAGATCAAGGTAAAGGAAACTCAAAAGGGTGTTGGAGAGGGACAATCTATGAAGGCGGAAAATTTAATTGAACAATTGAATATGCTTAAGAGCGAATTGAAATCAGCAACAAAAGCGGAAGAGAATAGCAAGAAAGCAATGGACGATTTAGCATTCGCACTAAAAGAAGTGGCAACAGAAGCTAACCAAGTGAAAACAAAACTAACCTTAAGTCAAGTTGAACTAGAACACACAAAAGGCGACGCTGAGCGTTGGAAAACGATGTTAGAAAGCACAGAAGAGAAGTACAAAGAGCTTCTAGACGCGACAAGAAAAGAAGCTGAGAGGTTCAAAAACACCGCGGAGAGATTGAGATTAGAAGCTGAAGAATCACTTTTAGCATGGAATGGAAAAGAAACTGAGTTTGTTACTTGTATTAAAAGAGCTGATGAGGAAAGGTTGCTTGCACAACAAGAAACATCAAGATTACTAGATTTGCTTCAAGAAGCTGAGAGTAAAACAAAAGTTTCAAAGGAAGAGAATCAAAAATTGCGCGACATACTAAAACAAGCTCTGAATGAAGCTAATGTTGCGAAAGAAGCTTCCGAAATTGCAAAAGCTGAAAATGGTAGATTACAAGATAGTCTGAGTTTGCTTGTTCATGAGAATGAGATGTTGAAAATTCATGAAGCTGCATCATTTGAGAATATCAAAGAGTTGAAGAAAATGCTATCAGAAACATCAACCAAAGAGTTTCGAATCGAAGATTTAGAGAAATATTTAACAACAAAGGAAGGTACAAAAACAAAGGGGCATCATCATCACTCAGGAGAACAACATCATAAGGAGCCTAAAGAATCAAAAAGTTTAAGCAAAACTTTTAGTCTTAATATAAAAGACATGATAACACCACATAAGCAGCAACACAAAGGGGGGAATAATGAAGAGgttgttaataaagaaattattgtaGAAGATGATACACTAAAGGGTTCAATATTTGATGAAGTGGAGGACGATTCACCTGATTCAGAAACACATGTTGAAATGGGAATTCATGAAGATTTTGATCATTTAGATGAATCACATTTTGATGATTCTGAGGCTGATAGAAACAACAGAAAAAGTAAAGCATTGCTGAGAAGATTTGGTGATCTTATAAGGAGAAAAAGTACTACTACTGCTACTAATAATAATACCCGAAAAGAACTTCCCAATGAAGAACATCTACAAACGTAA
- the LOC25489677 gene encoding serine/threonine-protein kinase SAPK2, translated as MEERYEIIKGIGSGNFGVAKLVRERQSGKLYAVKIIERGLKIDEHVQREIINHRSLKHPNIIRFKEVLCTPAHLAIVMEYAAGGELFERICSAGRFCEDEARYFFQQLISGVSYCHSMEICHRDLKLENTLLDGSSSPQLKICDFGYSKSSVLHSQPKSTVGTPAYIAPEVFSRKEYDGKVADVWSCGVTLYIMLVGGYPFEDADDPRNFRKTIERILKVHYSIPDYVRVSKDCRHLLSQIFVANPEKRITIPEIKMHPWFLNKLPVEFVEEGKNNKLESDLNGVDDSSQSIEEILSIIQEARKPVEGPKIDSQFVGGEMDFDEMDADDDFDNDIETSDDFDFVCDM; from the exons ATGGAAGAACGTTATGAGATTATTAAAGGTATTGGGTCAGGAAATTTTGGGGTAGCAAAGCTTGTAAGGGAGAGACAAAGTGGTAAACTATATGCTGTCAAAATCATTGAGAGAGGCCTTAAG ATTGATGAGCATGTTCAAAGGGAGATTATAAATCATAGGTCCTTGAAGCATCCCAATATCATTAGATTTAAAGAg GTTCTATGTACTCCAGCTCATCTAGCTATAGTGATGGAGTATGCTGCAGGAGGAGAACTATTTGAAAGAATATGCAGTGCTGGTAGATTTTGTGAAGACGAG GCAAGATATTTCTTCCAGCAGTTGATTTCTGGAGTCAGCTATTGTCATTCAATG GAAATTTGCCATAGAGATCTTAAACTGGAAAATACACTTTTAGATGGAAGCTCTTCACCACAACTCAAAATATGTGACTTTGGTTACTCCAAG TCTTCTGTTCTGCATTCCCAACCTAAATCTACTGTGGGAACTCCAGCATATATTGCACCAGAGGTTTTTTCAAGAAAAGAATATGATGGAAAG GTTGCTGATGTTTGGTCTTGTGGGGTTACCTTGTATATAATGCTAGTTGGTGGTTATCCTTTTGAAGATGCAGATGATCCACGAAATTTCAGAAAGACAATTGAG AGAATTCTTAAGGTCCACTATTCTATTCCGGACTATGTTCGTGTTTCCAAAGATTGTAGACACCTTTTATCTCAAATATTTGTGGCCAACCCTGAAAAG AGAATCACCATCCCAGAAATAAAAATGCACCCATGGTTCCTTAATAAATTGCCAGTGGAATTTGTGGAGGAAGGGAAAAATAACAAGTTAGAAAGTGATTTGAATGGTGTTGATGATTCATCACAAAGCATTGAGGAAATACTGTCCATAATTCAAGAGGCAAGGAAACCAGTTGAGGGCCCAAAAATTGATAGTCAATTTGTTGGAGGAGAAATGGATTTTGATGAGATGGATGCAGATGATGATTTTGATAATGATATAGAAACTAGTGacgattttgattttgtttgtgatATGTGA
- the LOC112419925 gene encoding uncharacterized protein: MYCSSVILNVDDSCLGTPLRADFGGVIRNHAGIYLSGFSEYIPNSSDILYVELYAIYQGLILARNLNIGDLVCYNDSLHCINLLKGPILNFHVYAILIQDVKDLMEQNNVIVYHTLKEGNQCADFMAKLGAYSDTELFYHSSPPDDLLNLLRMDAAETFFSRD, from the coding sequence ATGTATTGTTCTAGCGTCATCCTTAATGTTGATGATAGTTGTCTGGGTACCCCCTTGAGAGCTGATTTTGGTGGTGTCATTCGAAATCATGCTGGAATTTATTTATCAGGTTTTTCCGAATATATTCCTAACTCATCTGACATCTTATATGTTGAGCTTTATGCTATCTACCAGGGCCTAATTTTGGCAAGAAACTTAAATATTGGTGATCTCGTCTGCTACAATGACTCTTtgcattgtatcaacctccttAAGGGTCCTATTCTGAATTTTCATGTCTATGCGATTTTGATTCAAGATGTGAAAGATTTGATGGAGCAAAATAATGTCATTGTTTACCACACTCTTAAGGAAGGTAATCAATGTGCGGATTTCATGGCCAAGCTTGGAGCCTATTCGGATACTGAGTTGTTCTACCATTCCTCCCCTCCAGATGACCTTTTGAATCTCCTTAGGATGGACGCGGCCGAGACTTTCTTTTCTAGAGATTAG
- the LOC11413289 gene encoding lanC-like protein GCL1 encodes MTSSVIEGGHDEAIHEPSDLIVANMNPTVGNLSLPNETFLKAAISLKDEVVEVNWNRREVIDPTVYTGLLGTAFTCLRSYEVTGCHKDLVLSSEIIDTCATVARDSLRHVTFLCGRGGLYALGAVVANYMGDLQKRDLFLGLFMEVANERALPVGPEEGGFGMSYDLLYGRAGFLWAALFLNKHLGEDTVSKDILMPIIDAVLAGGRAGASDIKDCPLMYRWHGTRYLGAANGLAGILHVLIHFPLPSEYAEDVKGTLRYLISKRFPHSGNYPSSEGNPRDKLVQWSHGATGMAITLSKAAQVFPNDRELRDAAIEAGEVVWKNGLVKKVGLADGVSGNAYAFLSLYKLTKDSIYEERAKSFSCFLYDNARALAVEGQVVADGNGYSLFHGLAGTACLWFDLIAPDNSRFPGYEL; translated from the exons ATGACATCTTCAGTGATTGAGGGTGGACACGATGAGGCTATACATGAGCCTTCGGATTTGATCGTAGCAAATATGAATCCTACGGTTGGAAATCTTTCACTTCCTAATGAAACATTCTTAAAAGCTGCAATCTCTCTCAAGGATGAG GTGGTGGAAGTGAATTGGAATCGGAGAGAAGTGATTGATCCAACGGTGTATACAGGTTTGCTTGGTACGGCTTTCACTTGCCTGAGATCGTACGAGGTTACCGGTTGCCATAAGGACTTGGTGTTAAGTTCGGAGATCATCGACACATGTGCCACTGTTGCACGTGACTCCCTCAG ACACGTGACTTTTCTATGTGGTAGAGGAGGCCTATACGCGCTTGGAGCTGTGGTTGCTAATTACATGGGGGACCTCCAAAAGCGTGACCTGTTTTTGGGTCTATTCATGGAG GTGGCAAACGAGAGAGCCCTCCCTGTTGGACCCGAGGAAGGCGGTTTTGGGATGTCATATGATCTTCTATACGGACGAGCTGGATTCCTATGGGCTGCATTGTTCCTAAACAAGCACCTAGGAGAAGATACGGTGTCCAAAGACATTCTAATGCCTATTATTGATGCAGTACTGGCCGGCGGTAGAGCAGGAGCGTCTGATATCAAAGACTGTCCATTGATGTATAGATGGCATGGGACAAGGTACTTAGGTGCAGCAAATGGCCTTGCTGGTATTCTTCATGTGCTCATTCATTTTCCACTTCCAAGTGAATATGCTGAAGATGTCAAGGGAACTTTGAGATATTTAATAAGTAAAAGATTCCCTCACAGTGGAAATTACCCATCAAGTGAAGGGAATCCAAGAGATAAGTTAGTGCAGTGGAGTCATGGAGCAACTGGGATGGCTATTACATTGTCTAAAGCAGCACAG GTGTTTCCAAATGATAGAGAACTACGAGATGCAGCAATAGAAGCCGGAGAAGTTGTATGGAAAAATGGATTGGTGAAGAAAGTGGGACTTGCCGATGGCGTATCTGGAAATGCCTATGCTTTTCTTTCACTCTACAAACTAACCAAAGATAGTATATATGAAGAGAGGGCGAAATCATTCTCTTGTTTCTTGTATGATAATGCTAGAGCTCTTGCAGTTGAAGGGCAAGTTGTTGCGGATGGCAATGGCTACTCTCTCTTCCATGGACTTGCTGGGACAGCATGTCTTTGGTTTGATCTGATTGCACCTGATAACTCTAGGTTTCCAGGTTATGAATTATAG